In Candidatus Woesearchaeota archaeon, the sequence GCCTGTATTGCATGGCGGATCAGTTAAATCAAGCGTTTTATTATTTATGTAAACCTGTATGTTGTCTTTGTTGTCTTTGTTGTATATGCTTTTCCCATGCAGATAAAGCGTTGCGCTCCTGAAGCCCATATATTCCGGCTTCAGCAATGGCATTATTGCCCATGCGCAGCTTTCCAGCTGGCCATGAGCCTGGCTTTCTATGTTGTCAAAATAAACTTTTTTTGTGACTTCTTTGCTCACGCTTCCAATGTAATCTGTCTGGTAGCCCACAATAAGGTGCGTTCCTGGATGAAGATGCGTATGCCACTGCGCCTGCGCATCCAATGTTACCCTTATTTCATTCCATCCAGCATTCAGGCAGCTTATTGGAATTTCTTTCATTCCGAAAAACATATGCGTGTCAGGGGTTGTTCCGGCATCCTGGTAATCGAGCTGTATAAAATCATCCTTGCTGTATTCGCAATCGTCATCATTGTTTATCTCTACCTTATTTTGGTTTGACTGGCTTGTTCCGTAATGCATTGACCAGTAGAAAGTTGCGTTTTTTATATTGGTTGAATTCAGGTAAATCTTTTTCGTGATGAAAACCTTGTCTGTTGAATGCGCGCTTCCTTCCGGCTCGAATGTAAAGACTTCAGTAACATTCTTTCTGACTTTTGTTGCAGTTGCCCTTGCATTATACCCCTTTATTGCAACGTTTTTTGCAATCCCTGAAATAATCTTCTTTGCGCTTACCAGGCTCACGCTGTAATTTGCCGTTCTGTTATAAATCCTCTCTCCGCCTATATAAAGCTCATATCCAGTATTATTTTCAATAAAGCTGTCTATTATATTTTTTGTCAGGTTTGCAGCTTTGCCGCTTTTGTTTGCAGACCAAAGCTCGCCGATCTGTTCTATTATGCTGCTGTTTAAGTCGCTTACATCATTGCCTGCAATCAGGCTCTGCACATAAGTGTTGTTGTCCTTGATTTCGTAAATCTTCAGTTCAGACAATGCATTCAGCAGGTCATACGGCAAGTTTTCAGCAGAGCTTTTCGGAATGTCGCGGATGTAAAAAGACGATGCTATTATTATGCCAAGGATAATTATGCTTGAGCACATCACAGCATCTATTGTGAAAAATATTCCCTTCTTCCTTTTTAATTCCATGAATAAACCACCATTTTCAATAAGCTCGAATTATAAAGCACAATCCTTTCAACTTTTGCAATATTTTTTGCCATCGCATTGCTTATATTTATCAGGCACTTTGCGTTTCCAACAGCCCATGGCCCCGTTATATTTACAACCTCAATATTCACTTGCGGGCTGCCAATTCCGCATGTTGCATTAAGCCTAGGAGCATTTCCGTATTTATCCTCAAAAAAAACAAAGTAATCGCTGCTTGTTCCCAAAAGAAATTTTGACCTGCTGTAATCCAGCGCAGCAAATGAGTTTATCTTGTTCTGGATCAGCCTGTAATTTCCATCTGTAATGCCTATCCTGTTGACATCGAATGTGCTCCAGTTTGCAGGATACCCTTCCTCTATCAGGGATGATGAAATTGCCTTGGCATCGAGCAGCAGGTCCTTTATTGCATTCTTATTTTCAACAGATATATTCCCCGCATACTGATAGTAAATGATCATAGTTATTGAAAAAAGCGCAATAGCTATCATAAAATCCCCATACCAGCTCTGCGCTTTTCTGTTATTCATGTTTAATTTATCTGAACTATTCCACCAGTCTTTTTTATCGTATTGTTTCCTTTGGCCAATGTTCCATTTGCATCAGGAAGCTGAAGCACATAATCATAATTATCAGACTGCGCAATAAGCGTTCTTCCGGTTATTGAAATATTATAGTCTGATGTCTCAAGCCTTTCCGGAATGTCAAATGTTCTCATATACCCGTCATTAACAATAGAAGCCAGCACAATCTCGTTCTGGACCTTATATGCAACATCCTTCAGCAGGATGAACTCTTTCTCTGTATTGAATTCCTTCATTTTTTCTATTGAAGAAGCAAGGAATATCAGCAGCATAATGAATCCAATGCCTACAAAAACAATGAATTCAACAGACACCTGGGCTTTTATGTTCCGACCCATACATAATCCCCCCTCGCTTCAACAACAATGAACTTTATTCCCTGGCTGCTGTCTACGCTGCCCATCATATTTGTGGCTGCAACTGATGTTACATCTGTTATGCCGTTTGCAGTTGCGACCTTGAACCTTACTTCTCTTCCGCTGAAGCTAATCTCCTTGACATTTTCAGGCATATAAAGCTTCAATGTCATCTTTGATGGCTCTCCCAGGTAATAAACAGAATCAGCAGCATCAGTTATCTTTTTTGCGATCTGGTCAGCCTCACCTGTAACAACCTGGTCTTTTGTGGAAATGCCCTGCTTGTAGAATATGACTATCAGTGGGATCAGCACAAGTGCAACAAAGCCGATTATTATCATGTATTCTGTGCTGGCCTGCCCTCTTTTTTTCATGAAACACCTCTGTCAATACTCTCTTTAACTTTTTTAATAAAGCTTTCGGTTTTGAGGAGCTCAGGCATTAAGTCTGGCAGTGTTATTCACAGAAAGGATATTCATAAAAAATAAAGATAAATTGCCAACAGCTAAGAAGGAAAAGCACAGGTATATGAGCTTTAAGCTGTGATCCTTTAACAATGATCTTTAAGCTTTTATCTCTAAGGCATCACATCCCATCATTGCCCATTTTAGTATGGTGTTTGTGTACAGCATTTATCCTATACGCAAATAAAAAATCCTCTCGGATTTTTTAAGCCTCAAACTTGTTCCAAGTTTGAGCAATCATAGATTTGGCATAAGACAAATCCTGCACGCCCATGCTTACCCTCAAAACTGCCGGCAATCTTACCTATCTGAGATAGATAAGCTTAATCGCGTAATTGAGTTGTCCAGTTTGCCATCTGTATTTTATTATCAAGCTGGACTTTTTCAATCTCCAACTTTTCTATTTCGTCCTCTATTTTAAGTTCATCTAGTTGAGCTACCATTTCTTTCTCATCTTTGTCTCTAAAGATATAGCTCCTTCTTTTCTCAAATAAAGAGCTTAAATGAGCCAGCTTGCTTCGCATATCATTAACTTTAACTATTGCTTCAGCCAATGTTATCTTTTCTCCATTAACTGCTGTATCTAAGTTTGTTTTTTGCACCTTAATTTTTAGCTTCCTGATTTCTTCAATTTTCTCGTCTATCTCATCAGACAGCTTTTTTGGGTCAAATTTTGTTTTTTTGCCTTCTTCTGCATAGATGTTTTCTTTTCTCAGCAATATTAGTCTTGCTAATTTGCTTTTTTCTTTCTTTAATTTGCTTAACGCTTCACCAAGTTTCATATTATCAGTCCTCATCTATTTTCTCTACAAAACCATACATTGTTTTTTTCACAAATCTTATAATAAACCCGTTTTTATCAACAATTTTGAATATTGCAACATCGCCAATCTTAATATGATACGCTTTAACAATATCGTCTGGTATAGGCATTATCAAATCGCCATTCTTTGCTTTTCTAATGGCAACGATATAGCGTCTCTTTAGCTTGAATCTTTTATCGCGCTCTCTGTAAGGTATTAGTTGAACTTTTTTCATTTAATTTTCTCATTACCACTAACAACTCATTTAAATAGCCAGTACGTATGTTTTTACACCCACAAAAACATACACGTAACATTTAAATATTGGTTGTGTTTTATAGCGTATATTACTAGTGCGGTGCGGCTGGGATTTGCACCTTTTTAGGTTTTGAACCCAGATTCCCTGTCAGGAAGATACCTTTCAAGTATCCTCCATACCAAATTAGGCGACCGCACCTTTACACTTTATAACTAATTAAACTCGAATCTATCCGTGAGTCAGACAGATGCTCTTTCCAAACTAAGCTACACGCCCTTTACACTTCTCTTTTTGATCTAAATATGCTAAAATAACTGGTCGGTTATCTCCGTCTTTAGCCAAATAACAGTACAATGCCTGGCCTTTTTCCAAGCCACATCCAATCGCGACTAACTTGTTGATAGAAATACTCAAAGTAGATCTTTTTTGAGTTATCTTGCTTTTCCAGCCTATGTTTTGGAAAGTTATTTTCATTTTCAATTATATTTACGGCGCCGAGGGAGGGATTTTCAGCAACCCCTACAGTTAGCATTTGAACCCTCATAGCGTTGTGGGTTAACGCTAACTGGATCATAAGTCCAGCGTCTTAAGTCAGACTCGACCACCTCGGCTTTACCGATAATTTTATATATTAGTTGAACAATACTTTCTTTGTGGGTTAACGCTAATTGTTTCAAGTCTAGTGTCTTGGCCATTCTCGGCCACTTTACTTTTCGTTTTTTATATGTCATGCGGTAATTTAGTAATTACCATAGTTGGTAACCAATATAGAGAACAATAAATATATAAATCTTTCGGTTCTTAATGATGGTTATGGAAATGCACCCGGCAAAAAGAGAAAAAATAATACACAGCAGGATTATTGAGTTTCTTAAAAATAACCCTAAGGGTTTGACTATGACTCATATAGTTAGGGGCACGAGGTTCTCCAGAAAAGCCATTGAAAAGCATTTGGAGATGCTTATTCTTGAGAATGAGATTTATATGAAGCAATTTGGAGTTACAAAAGTTTATTATCCCAACCACAGAATTCGGCACCTTGATTTTGAAAAGCTGGATTACAGCAATAGGACAATATGGTTTGATATTCTAGAGAATGAATTTGGAAGGTATCTTTTAATACAGAAAAATAAAAAAGTTGAAAATGAATGGGTTCATGAGCATTCCATCACCATACCTTTAGAGCAGAGCGAAGAATTCCTGAAAGTTTTAGGCAGGATGTTGCACTCGCAGAGAATGGAGAGATTAATTAACAGATAAATATCTTTTGCTAAAACCCGCCAGCCACATTTTAAGTAATAACTGCAGCAATATAGAAATTTATATAAACCAAGAGTGATTTAGTCAAGGAATAATGCATATCGGGGTGGTCTGATGGGTAAAAAAATATTTTTTCTAGCTTTATTTGTGTTGGTTTTGTCGAATATAAGTTTTGTCCTAGCTGATGACTGGCCCACGTTCGGGCATGACGCAGCAAGGAACAGCTGGGCGCTTTCATTTGCCCCTGATTATGACCTTTACAGCTCAACTGGACTGACGGGCAGCATTGCGCTTGCAGCAGGAGATTATGTAGAATCAACTCCGGTTATAAAAAACAATGTGATGTATGTTCTTGCAGGCCAGCTTGATGCCAGCAATCATTTCTCAACTGGAAAGCTCTATGCATTCAACACTGCAACAAATGCAAAAATATGGGAAGTGAGCTTTGCTTTGGACCAGAGCCCAAAAGTTACTCCGACAGTGAGTGATGACGCCTCAACAATATGCCATGGTGGAGGCAGTGTATTTTATTGCAGGAATGCGTCAGATGGAACAATATTTTGGAGTTATGCAGACGCATATGCGGGAAATTTTATTTACTCCCCCGCCATCAGCAATGGAAGAGTGTGGGCAACAACAAGGGGCAATCCTCCAATGATTTATGCATTTAATCTAACTGATGGAACAGTGCTGTTCAGCAAAATTGATTGCGATGGCTGCGGTGATGCGGTATACAATCCTGTTCTGTCAGCAGGAACGCTATATTTTGCAGGAGAAAGCACATCGCCATGCTCAGGCGGCGTAGTTATGGCGCTTGATGAAAATGCTGCAGCGGTCAAATGGGCGTATACAAGCGATGTAGGGGCAATATCCCTTAATACTCCGTCTGTGCATAATGACAAAGTATTCATAGGAGTTGAAAACCAATGCGAAGGAATCAGCACAAAGGGCTATTTGCTTGCCTTGAGCAAAAATGACGGCTCACTTTTATGGAGGGCTGCCATCCCTGTTGCAGGGCAGCATTTCATCAGCAGTATGCCTGCTGTTTATGCAAACAAGGTCATAATTGCATCAAGGGATGAAGCCAATACAAACCATTATGTATTCGCATTTAACGAATCTTCAGGTGCAGTATTATGGCAGTCAGCAAACATGGCATATGCTGTTGGCGGCCCTGTTTCTGTTGCAGACAGCAAAGTGGTTGTAAGCGGAGCTGATTCAAGAAAAATCAATGTTTTCAGCACGCTAAACGGAACTTTGTTATGGAGCAATACTGCATCAGGCGATGTTTATTCAGCCCCTTCAATTGTGAATGGCACTGTTTACACCGGCACAACTTCCACTGCAGGAACAAACGTTGTTGAGCTTTTAAAGTCAGACACAACATATGAAGGCAGCGTTTCATTAAGCCCGCTGAAAACTGCAACAATAGATGCAAGTGCAAATTCAGATGCCATAATACAAATAACGCCTAAGTCGACCTTGCTGACAACTGCATCAGGCACCATCAATATTTCAGAATTCCTGCAGCAGACAACATTGACATTAGGCGTAACGCAGCTGAACAAATATATTAACATAAAAGCAGATCCAACGATAACAAACAACATGCTTTCCGCCACTATTAAAATATATTACACAGATGATGAGATCGCAGCTGCCGGCATTGATGAAAACAGCCTGAAGCTTTACGCTGTTGTTGGCAACACAACTGTTCTCACTG encodes:
- a CDS encoding PQQ-binding-like beta-propeller repeat protein, with translation MGKKIFFLALFVLVLSNISFVLADDWPTFGHDAARNSWALSFAPDYDLYSSTGLTGSIALAAGDYVESTPVIKNNVMYVLAGQLDASNHFSTGKLYAFNTATNAKIWEVSFALDQSPKVTPTVSDDASTICHGGGSVFYCRNASDGTIFWSYADAYAGNFIYSPAISNGRVWATTRGNPPMIYAFNLTDGTVLFSKIDCDGCGDAVYNPVLSAGTLYFAGESTSPCSGGVVMALDENAAAVKWAYTSDVGAISLNTPSVHNDKVFIGVENQCEGISTKGYLLALSKNDGSLLWRAAIPVAGQHFISSMPAVYANKVIIASRDEANTNHYVFAFNESSGAVLWQSANMAYAVGGPVSVADSKVVVSGADSRKINVFSTLNGTLLWSNTASGDVYSAPSIVNGTVYTGTTSTAGTNVVELLKSDTTYEGSVSLSPLKTATIDASANSDAIIQITPKSTLLTTASGTINISEFLQQTTLTLGVTQLNKYINIKADPTITNNMLSATIKIYYTDDEIAAAGIDENSLKLYAVVGNTTVLTANSGVDKVNNFVYGTTTTFSSYGAAGNIKDYDNDGIADFNDNCVSSSNADQADSDQDGIGDACDNCINAANPDQSNADNDTIGNACDTDDDNDGVLDVADNCRIAANSDQADSDADGADGIGDACDNCMDINNTEQADADKDGHGDACDSCSKIYGAYHDAPSSNIKDVIYAIDGSVIAKGTKNSLTSKLDGAVSSLSRNQLSNARRKLDSFISELDRLYKQRKLGSGPESNEETYGALRGCAGIIKGQIR
- a CDS encoding DIP1984 family protein; protein product: MKLGEALSKLKKEKSKLARLILLRKENIYAEEGKKTKFDPKKLSDEIDEKIEEIRKLKIKVQKTNLDTAVNGEKITLAEAIVKVNDMRSKLAHLSSLFEKRRSYIFRDKDEKEMVAQLDELKIEDEIEKLEIEKVQLDNKIQMANWTTQLRD